One part of the Ranitomeya imitator isolate aRanImi1 chromosome 10, aRanImi1.pri, whole genome shotgun sequence genome encodes these proteins:
- the ECE1 gene encoding endothelin-converting enzyme 1 isoform X1 → MELLRDSVVHFTFQMSSYKRATLDDEEDLVDPVHEREVYPGGVQVTLRGGRHRSGCWTERTHVEKRLLVLVAILAVSLLACLLSLAIQYRKNHRTCLSESCISVTSSILRSLDPTVDPCQDFYSYACGGWVKANPVPDGHSRWGTFNELWEHNQAVMKQLLENTTMNFSSAAEHKAQRYYQACLNESKIEELGAKPLQELIGKLGGWNITGPWDKENFQETLQAVTAYYRISPFFSVFVSADSKNSNSNIIQIDQSGLGLPSREYYLNKTANEKVLTGYLNFMVQLGVLLGGEENSTRVQMEEILDLETALANITIPQEKRRDEELIYHKITAGELKDLVPVVDWISFLRTVFHPVEINETEPVVVYAKEYLQDVSDLINRTDKRILNNYMMWNLVRKTSLLLDLRFQDAEEKFIEVMYGTKKTCTPRWKFCIADTDNNLGFALGAMFVKSTFANSSKIRAVQMIRGIKNAFEESLQTLSWMDEDTRKAAKEKAEAIYDMIGYPNFIMDPKELDKVFNDYEVTSDLYFENVMMFYNFSARVTADQLRKPPNKDQWSMTPPTVNAYYSPTKNDIVFPAGILQAPFYSSSSPTALNFGGIGVVMGHELTHAFDDQGREYDKNGNLRPWWKNSSVEAFKKQTECVTEQYSSYKVNGEAVNGKHTLGENIADNGGLKAAYRAYQNWVKEHGEEQVLPSLGLTNDQLFFVGFAQVWCSVRTPESSHEGIITDPHSPSRYRVIGSVSNSREFSRHFQCPDGAPMNPLKKCEVW, encoded by the exons GTGACCCTGCGCGGAGGGCGGCACCGCAGCGGCTGCTGGACGGAGCGGACGCACGTGGAGAAGAGGCTGCTGGTGCTGGTCGCCATCCTCGCCGTCAGCCTGCTGGCCTGTCTGCTGTCTCTGGCCATCCAGTATCGCAAGA ATCATCGCACCTGCCTGTCAGAGTCCTGCATCTCTGTGACCAGCTCCATCCTGCGCTCCCTGGACCCCACCGTGGACCCCTGCCAGGACTTCTACAGCTACGCCTGTGGGGGCTGGGTGAAGGCCAACCCCGTCCCAGACGGCCACTCCCGCTGGGGCACCTTCAATGAGCTGTGGGAGCACAACCAGGCCGTGATGAAGCAACTGCTGG AGAACACCACCATGAACTTCAGCAGCGCGGCCGAGCACAAGGCGCAGAGATATTACCAGGCCTGTCTGAACGAGTCCAAGATCGAGGAGCTGGGGGCGAAACCGCTGCAGGAGCTGATCGGGAAG CTCGGAGGCTGGAACATCACTGGGCCCTGGGATAAGGAGAACTTCCAGGAAACGCTGCAGGCAGTCACCGCTTATTACCGCATCTCCCCGTTCTTCTCAGTGTTCGTCAGCGCCGACTCCAAGAACTCCAACAGCAACATCATCCAG ATAGACCAGTCCGGTCTGGGGCTGCCGTCCCGGGAGTACTACCTGAATAAAACTGCCAACGAGAAG GTCCTCACCGGGTACCTGAACTTCATGGTGCAGCTGGGGGTCCTGCTGGGGGGTGAGGAGAACAGCACGCGGGTGCAGATGGAGGAGATCCTGGATTTGGAAACTGCTCTGGCCAACATCACCATCCCCCAAGAGAAGCGACGAGACGAGGAGCTGATCTACCACAAGATCACCGCCGGCGAGCTCAAG GATCTGGTGCCGGTGGTCGACTGGATCTCCTTCCTTCGAACAGTTTTCCATCCTGTAGAAATCAACGAGACTGAACCTGTGGTGGTTTACGCCAAGGAATATCTGCAAGATGTGTCCGACCTCATCAACCGCACGGACAAGAG GATCCTGAATAACTACATGATGTGGAACCTGGTGCGGAAGACGAGTTTATTGTTGGACCTGCGCTTCCAGGACGCTGAGGAGAAGTTCATCGAAGTGATGTATGGAACCAAGAAG ACCTGCACCCCGCGCTGGAAGTTCTGCATCGCTGACACCGACAACAATCTGGGCTTCGCGCTCGGGGCCATGTTTGTCAAGTCCACCTTTGCCAACAGCAGCAAAATCAGA GCCGTGCAGATGATCCGGGGGATAAAGAACGCCTTCGAGGAGAGTCTGCAGACGCTGAGCTGGATGGACGAGGATACCCGCAAGGCAGCCAAAGAAAAG GCTGAGGCAATCTACGATATGATTGGGTATCCCAACTTCATCATGGACCCCAAGGAGCTGGACAAAGTGTTCAATGAT TATGAAGTGACGTCGGACCTCTACTTTGAGAACGTCATGATGTTCTACAACTTCTCAGCAAGGGTGACCGCCGATCAACTGCGCAAACCGCCCAACAAAGACCA GTGGAGTATGACGCCCCCTACAGTCAACGCCTACTATTCTCCCACCAAGAATGACATTGTGTTCCCAGCGGGAATTCTGCAGGCCCCGTTCTATTCCAGCTCCTCGCCCAC AGCACTGAACTTCGGCGGCATTGGTGTAGTGATGGGCCATGAGCTGACTCATGCTTTCGATGACCAGG GCCGAGAATATGATAAGAACGGGAACCTGCGGCCCTGGTGGAAGAACTCGTCCGTGGAGGCCTTCAAGAAGCAGACGGAGTGCGTCACCGAGCAGTACAGCAGCTACAAGGTGAACGGCGAGGCAGTTAACGGGAAGCACACGCTGGGGGAGAACATCGCAGACAATGGGGGACTGAAAGCTGCATATAGG GCATACCAGAACTGGGTGAAGGAGCACGGCGAGGAGCAGGTGCTGCCGTCCCTGGGTCTCACCAATGATCAGCTCTTCTTTGTCGGCTTTGCTCAG GTCTGGTGTTCAGTGCGGACCCCGGAGAGCTCTCATGAAGGGATCATCACGGACCCCCACAGTCCATCCCGCTATCGTGTCATTGGCTCAGTCTCCAACTCCCGAGAATTCTCCAGACACTTCCAGTGTCCGGACGGCGCCCCGATGAACCCACTGAAGAAATGTGAAGTGTGGTGA
- the ECE1 gene encoding endothelin-converting enzyme 1 isoform X2, with protein sequence MSSYKRATLDDEEDLVDPVHEREVYPGGVQVTLRGGRHRSGCWTERTHVEKRLLVLVAILAVSLLACLLSLAIQYRKNHRTCLSESCISVTSSILRSLDPTVDPCQDFYSYACGGWVKANPVPDGHSRWGTFNELWEHNQAVMKQLLENTTMNFSSAAEHKAQRYYQACLNESKIEELGAKPLQELIGKLGGWNITGPWDKENFQETLQAVTAYYRISPFFSVFVSADSKNSNSNIIQIDQSGLGLPSREYYLNKTANEKVLTGYLNFMVQLGVLLGGEENSTRVQMEEILDLETALANITIPQEKRRDEELIYHKITAGELKDLVPVVDWISFLRTVFHPVEINETEPVVVYAKEYLQDVSDLINRTDKRILNNYMMWNLVRKTSLLLDLRFQDAEEKFIEVMYGTKKTCTPRWKFCIADTDNNLGFALGAMFVKSTFANSSKIRAVQMIRGIKNAFEESLQTLSWMDEDTRKAAKEKAEAIYDMIGYPNFIMDPKELDKVFNDYEVTSDLYFENVMMFYNFSARVTADQLRKPPNKDQWSMTPPTVNAYYSPTKNDIVFPAGILQAPFYSSSSPTALNFGGIGVVMGHELTHAFDDQGREYDKNGNLRPWWKNSSVEAFKKQTECVTEQYSSYKVNGEAVNGKHTLGENIADNGGLKAAYRAYQNWVKEHGEEQVLPSLGLTNDQLFFVGFAQVWCSVRTPESSHEGIITDPHSPSRYRVIGSVSNSREFSRHFQCPDGAPMNPLKKCEVW encoded by the exons GTGACCCTGCGCGGAGGGCGGCACCGCAGCGGCTGCTGGACGGAGCGGACGCACGTGGAGAAGAGGCTGCTGGTGCTGGTCGCCATCCTCGCCGTCAGCCTGCTGGCCTGTCTGCTGTCTCTGGCCATCCAGTATCGCAAGA ATCATCGCACCTGCCTGTCAGAGTCCTGCATCTCTGTGACCAGCTCCATCCTGCGCTCCCTGGACCCCACCGTGGACCCCTGCCAGGACTTCTACAGCTACGCCTGTGGGGGCTGGGTGAAGGCCAACCCCGTCCCAGACGGCCACTCCCGCTGGGGCACCTTCAATGAGCTGTGGGAGCACAACCAGGCCGTGATGAAGCAACTGCTGG AGAACACCACCATGAACTTCAGCAGCGCGGCCGAGCACAAGGCGCAGAGATATTACCAGGCCTGTCTGAACGAGTCCAAGATCGAGGAGCTGGGGGCGAAACCGCTGCAGGAGCTGATCGGGAAG CTCGGAGGCTGGAACATCACTGGGCCCTGGGATAAGGAGAACTTCCAGGAAACGCTGCAGGCAGTCACCGCTTATTACCGCATCTCCCCGTTCTTCTCAGTGTTCGTCAGCGCCGACTCCAAGAACTCCAACAGCAACATCATCCAG ATAGACCAGTCCGGTCTGGGGCTGCCGTCCCGGGAGTACTACCTGAATAAAACTGCCAACGAGAAG GTCCTCACCGGGTACCTGAACTTCATGGTGCAGCTGGGGGTCCTGCTGGGGGGTGAGGAGAACAGCACGCGGGTGCAGATGGAGGAGATCCTGGATTTGGAAACTGCTCTGGCCAACATCACCATCCCCCAAGAGAAGCGACGAGACGAGGAGCTGATCTACCACAAGATCACCGCCGGCGAGCTCAAG GATCTGGTGCCGGTGGTCGACTGGATCTCCTTCCTTCGAACAGTTTTCCATCCTGTAGAAATCAACGAGACTGAACCTGTGGTGGTTTACGCCAAGGAATATCTGCAAGATGTGTCCGACCTCATCAACCGCACGGACAAGAG GATCCTGAATAACTACATGATGTGGAACCTGGTGCGGAAGACGAGTTTATTGTTGGACCTGCGCTTCCAGGACGCTGAGGAGAAGTTCATCGAAGTGATGTATGGAACCAAGAAG ACCTGCACCCCGCGCTGGAAGTTCTGCATCGCTGACACCGACAACAATCTGGGCTTCGCGCTCGGGGCCATGTTTGTCAAGTCCACCTTTGCCAACAGCAGCAAAATCAGA GCCGTGCAGATGATCCGGGGGATAAAGAACGCCTTCGAGGAGAGTCTGCAGACGCTGAGCTGGATGGACGAGGATACCCGCAAGGCAGCCAAAGAAAAG GCTGAGGCAATCTACGATATGATTGGGTATCCCAACTTCATCATGGACCCCAAGGAGCTGGACAAAGTGTTCAATGAT TATGAAGTGACGTCGGACCTCTACTTTGAGAACGTCATGATGTTCTACAACTTCTCAGCAAGGGTGACCGCCGATCAACTGCGCAAACCGCCCAACAAAGACCA GTGGAGTATGACGCCCCCTACAGTCAACGCCTACTATTCTCCCACCAAGAATGACATTGTGTTCCCAGCGGGAATTCTGCAGGCCCCGTTCTATTCCAGCTCCTCGCCCAC AGCACTGAACTTCGGCGGCATTGGTGTAGTGATGGGCCATGAGCTGACTCATGCTTTCGATGACCAGG GCCGAGAATATGATAAGAACGGGAACCTGCGGCCCTGGTGGAAGAACTCGTCCGTGGAGGCCTTCAAGAAGCAGACGGAGTGCGTCACCGAGCAGTACAGCAGCTACAAGGTGAACGGCGAGGCAGTTAACGGGAAGCACACGCTGGGGGAGAACATCGCAGACAATGGGGGACTGAAAGCTGCATATAGG GCATACCAGAACTGGGTGAAGGAGCACGGCGAGGAGCAGGTGCTGCCGTCCCTGGGTCTCACCAATGATCAGCTCTTCTTTGTCGGCTTTGCTCAG GTCTGGTGTTCAGTGCGGACCCCGGAGAGCTCTCATGAAGGGATCATCACGGACCCCCACAGTCCATCCCGCTATCGTGTCATTGGCTCAGTCTCCAACTCCCGAGAATTCTCCAGACACTTCCAGTGTCCGGACGGCGCCCCGATGAACCCACTGAAGAAATGTGAAGTGTGGTGA